A segment of the Gemmatimonadota bacterium genome:
TGGAGAGCCTGTTGTTCGGGCTGGACGCCCGCGACCCGCTCACCCTCGTCGGCGTCGCCACCGGTCTCTTCGCCGCCGCCGCGCTGGCCACCTGGGTTCCTGCGTGGCGGGGCACGGCGGTGGATCCGGTGGAGGCCGTGCGGGAGTAGCCGGACCGGCCGGTCGCCGACGGCACGACTGCGGCTCCGGTACGTACGGGAACGAGCGACGACGCCCGATCTGCGGACCCTCGCAGGAAGCGGCGTGGCCGGCCGCCCAGCTCCATGGCGCGTCTACCGAATGCATCCACCTGCACGGTGGGTGAACCTGTTCCGGAGGCGTTCCATGGCGCTCATCTGCAGACAGATCGTCGACGAGATCGAGGAGACGGTGTGGGAACCCGTCGAGCGCTGGGTGGAGAAGCGCGAGAAGAAGTGCAAGAAGCGCAAGTGCAAGAAGTGGTGCCTCTGCTGCAACAAGTGGTTCTGTTGGATCGAGACGTTCCTCGAGAAGGTTGTCACCTGGGTGGCCAAGCAGGTCGTGAATCTGGTCACCCGGGTGGTGTGCGAGATGGTGCACGACGTGGTCGGCACCGTCATCGCGACCGTGATCAAGCTGGTGGAGATCGTGGTGGACGTCCTGGACGTCCTCTGGCAACTGGTCACCCTCGACTGGGAGGGTCTCAAGGACGCGCTGCAGGAGCTGGTCGCCGACCTCGTGGACCTGGGCCCGCTGATCGTCCGTTGGCTGCACATCGCCGTGGCGGTCCTCACCTTCGGCGCGCCCTACGTGCTCGGATATCTGCGCGAGAGGTTCGACGAGTACCGCCTGAAGAACTACATCCGCGAGCAGCTCGAGGAGCGGTTCGGCGACGATCCGGACTGCCTGGAGCGCATCAAGACCGCGATCCATCTGGATCACGGGCCCTTCGGGCTCGAGTTCCAGGCCCGATCGGTCCGGACGTTCGTGGACTCGCGATCGGGTCCTGACGGCGGGCCGCCGACGCTCTACACGCTGCACCAGAGCGGGGACATCGACCTCTACGAGTTCTCGGGCGTTGCCGTCGGACCGATCCTCGACCGGCCGCGCGTCGACGCACACCTCGTGGAGGACGAGGTGCCGCTCGACGCCGAGGACATCGACGACTACCTGGCCAGCGGAGGTGCCGGCCCGCACTTCCGGGTCTACGCGTTCGACACGGGCGCGGAGACGGAGAAGATCAACGTGTCCCGCGACAAGGGGCGGCAGTTGGGCATCAAGTTCCAGTGGAGCCGCGACGTGCAGGAGGTGCGTGGACTGGACCAGGTGGACGTGAACAAGAACCGCTTGAGTGCGTTCCTCATGGACCCCATGGGTCGGGCGGCCGACGGCCGGGACGTCTGCACGCTGCTGGCCGCCGGGGTGTTCACGCTCACGGACCCGTCGGACGGACGCCATCCGTTCGGCTGGACCACCTGGTTCACGCCGGCCTCACCCGTGTCGGGGCTCATCCACCGCGATCGGCGGCCCGCCGGCTTCATGAAATACGTGCTCATCCACGAATGCGGGCACTATTTCTCGCTGGAGCACGATGGCCATGATGGGCTCGACAAGATCATGTACAGCCCGGTCGAGAACGGCTGGTGGAGCTGGAACCTGATCCTCGAGTTCCTGGTGTGGTCGGGCGAGCCGCGCTTCACGTTGGATGACGGCAAGGATGCGTGGGATTTCCTGATCGAAGAGATCCCCCAGTGTCTCGCGGAGGGCTGTGGAGCGCGCTCGTCCGATCCGGGGCCCATCCTGTGAGCGCCGGCGTTCCCCCTCCTGCGCGTCGGCGCCGCCGCCGGCGGCCCTGCCCCTCGTGAGTGCTGTTCGGGCCGACCGTGTTGTCGGCGTTGGTGTGGACGGCGGTGCAGCTGTGGCAGTGGCTGCTCCGGTGAGAGCCGAACGGTGCGGCCGGGCTCCGGCCGGGCCGTCGATGCGGCCCCCGCGGTCGGGCGAGCCGCCCGGGTCGGAGGGCCTGCTCCGCCCGGAGGGGAGCGCTCCCCTCCGGGCGAGGCCATCCACCTGTCGGCCTGCCGGGGCCGCGGGGTCGCGTCAGACGCGCTCGGCCAGCAACGCGTCCAGCTGCTGGTAGCTCATCTCCATCCCGTCCGTCATGCCGGTGGAGAGCGCCATGTCGCGCGATTCCTTCGAGTCGTAGGCGATGGTCATCGCGAGGGTCGTGACGCCGCCGGCCTCGGTGAAGGTGAGCGTGATCAACGCCTCGCCCCCCATGCTGCCCCCGATCGAGCCCGGGTCGTACGTCTCCGTGTGCACGAGCCGCGCGGGCGCCTCCACCTCGCGAAAGGTGCCGTGGAACCCGAACTCCGTCCCCTCTTCGTCGGAGCGCCATCGCCAACGGAACGTCCCACCCGGGCGGACGTCCATCTCACAGATCGGCATGGTCCAACCGGGTGCGCCCACCAACCAGCGCTTCATCAGCGCGGGGGTCGTGTACGCTTCGTAGACCAGTTCGCGCGGTGCGTTGAACGAACGCGTGACCTCGACGGTGGTGTCGTTGGGAAGCTCCACCACTGCCTTCGGGGCGTGCATGACCATGTTCGGGATTTCCGGTGTGGGGTAAGGGTTCAGGCCGCGTCGGCGGCCCGGTCGAGGGCGGCGACATCGATCTTGCGCATCGCCAGCATGGCCCGGGTCACGCGCTCGGCCTTCGCGCGATCGGGGTCGCCGAGATAGCGACCCAGGGCCTTGGGGATCACCTGCCAGGACAGCCCGTACCGGTCGGTGAGCCATCCGCACATGCTCTCGGCGCCGCCGCCGGCCGTGAGCGCATCCCAGTAGCGATCCACGTCCGCCTGATCCTCGCAGTCGATCATGAAGGACACGGCGGGGGTGAACGGATACTTCGGCCCGCCGTTGAGCGCGTGCAGCCGCTGTCCGGCGATGTCGAACGTGGCCGTCATGGGATTCAGCGCGATCACGCTGAAGTCCGGGAAGATGGCGCGGTAGTAGTCAGCCACCTGGTCCAGCGGCGCGTCGAACCAGAGGAACGGTGTGATGCGGGACATGATCTCTCGGGCAGGAAGTGGGTGTGGCGTGCGTCGGTGGAGATGCCAGTCATCCAGGACCGGCGTCCCGCGTGCTGCCGCCGGACGGCGTGCGGCGCGCCTTCAGCTCCTCCAGCAGCGCATCGAGACGCTGGAAGTGGCTCTCCCAGATGGCCCGGTAGCGCTCGATCCATTCCGTGGCCGCGTCCAGGGGCGCAGGCTCCAGTCGCCGCGGGCGGCGCTGGCCCTCCAGCCCCACGGAGACCAGGCCGGCGCGCTCCAGCACCTTCAGGTGCTTCGAGATCGCGGGCTGGCTCAGATCGAACGGCGCCGCCAGCTCCCCCACGCTCGCCTCTCCTTCCGCCAGGCGGGCCAGGATGCCGCGCCGCGTGGGATCGGAGAGTGCGAAGAAGGTCGCGTCCAGTTGTTCGCTGAAGTCCACCATTGAACACCTATTGGTTATATAACCGATAGGTTATTGACTGGGCCGAGCAGCGTCAACCCTCCCTGGGCGGAAGGGTCTCCCGCGGCGCTCCCCCCGCCTCCCGTTGGCCCTGGGGCCGCGCCGGTTGGCTCTGGGACCGCGCCGGTTGGCTCTGGGGCCGCGCCGGTGGTTCAGCGACGGGTCCCGGGCGCGAGCTTGTCCCGCTTGTCGCGTACCTCCGGCCGTGCCTTGCGAGCCAGGGACTCGTCGTAGTAGCGACGCGCCCGCACGGTGTCGCCGCGCGCCGCCTGCACATCCCCCAGGAACTCGAGCGCACCCGCGCTCTCCGGATACCGCTGCGCCCGCATCTCGCCCAGCTCCAGCGCCTTGGCCGTATCCTGCGACAGGGCCACCTGCGCCAGCAGACGCAGCATGGGCTCGCTCGGCTCGAAGGGCGCACCCAACCGGGCCCGGACCGCCTCGAAGTGGCGTGTCAGCAACGCGGGCTCATCCAGGACGCGCGCCAGCGGCACGGCGTATCCGTCGAAGATGAAGCGCAAGGCGTCGTATTCCGCGATGAGGGGCACCGAGCCGTGGTCGTCCTGGTCGTAGTACCGGAACGCATACCGCACGCCGCTCCGGTCGTACGCGTCCAGGACGGCATGGAAGCGCGTGATGGACTCGAAATGCAGATTGCGCGCGGTGTCGGCCGGATTGATGGTGTTGGCCTGCGCCACGTACAGCGCCTTCCCCTCCAGACGCGCGGATTCGAAGAACGGGCGGGCCTGCTTCAGCAGAGCCCGGTCGTCCCACCACAGGCTGGGGTCGATGGCCACGTAGGCGTCGAACGCGTCCGGCATCGTGTAGAGCGCGTTCAGCGTGGTGATCCCCCCGAGCGAGTGTCCCACGAAGACCCGGTACGGCAGCGTCCGATAGCGGGACTCCACCTGCGGGATCAGCTCCTGGGTCAGGAAGCGCAGGAACGCCGGCCCCCCGCCGCTGGACGCGAACCCGGCGTTCTCGGTTCCGTCGAACGCGCGTGTGGTGTGCGTGGGCGTCAGATCACGCGTGCGATCCGTGTTGGGGATGGCGACGACGATCATCTCGGGCACCACGTAGGTGCCGTTCACGCCGGTTCCCAGGATCTGGACCAGACCGCTCACGGAATGGAAGTGGGCGTCGCCATCGAGCAGGTACAGGACGGGATACCGCTGCGGCGTCACGGTCGTGTCGCCGTACGACGGCGGCGTGTAGACCAGATAGGGCCGCGTCTCGTCCAGGATCGCGGACCGGACCGAGTCCACCTGACCGATCTGGACGGCCCGCTGGAAGCGCGACTGGGCGGTGAGCGGGCTGCCGACGAGGAGAACCAGGAGGGAGACGGCCAGCGAGCGCATCACACACCTCCGACGAGTGGGTGCATCGTGGGGCTGCAACGTGCCCCCCGCCGGGGCGCGCCCACAAGGGAACCGGTGGCGCGGCCCTTGCCATGGTCGGGATCAGCCCGTTCCTTCCCCGCACCGTCCCCGGCGGGCGGCGCGCGCCGCGCACGCGCCCAAGTCGCTCCTCCAGCATGGACACCGATGCCACGGACCTCGACGGCGCGCGTCTGGCGCCGGCTCTCGATCGCCCTGCCGTGGCTGGCGCTGGCCACCGGCGCGAGCGGCCAGGACGCCGCCCGTGTCTACGAGCAGTACGCCACGGCCGTGGCCAAGGTGGAGCTGGTCGAGGCGCGCAGCGGGGCCCCCTCGGCCGTGGGCACCGCCTTCTTCGTGGCGCCTTCCCTGCTCCTCACCAACTACCACGTCGTGCAGGAGCTGCTCTTCCGCCCTCGCGCCTACGCCCTGCGCCTGGTACCCACCGACGGCGTCGATGCGGGCGCGGTGCGGATCGTGGCGATCGATCCGGCGAACGATCTGGCCGTGCTGCGCGTCGACCGTGTGCACGGATCTCCGCTCTCGCTCGCGCCCGACTCCATTCCGACGGGCGAGGTGCTCTATTCGATCGGCCACCCCGCGGACCTGCGCACGGCCGTGGTGGAGGGCACCTACAACGGAGCGGTGGACGCCGCCGCGGCCGCGCTCGTCCACTTCAGCGGCTCCATCAACCCCGGCATGAGCGGCGGGCCGACCGTGCGCGCCACCGGTGAGGTGGTGGGGATCAACGTCTCCACCGCGGGCAACCAGCTGAGCTTCCTCATCCCTGCGCGGGTGGCGCGTGCGCTGCTGGCCGACCTGCCGACGGAGGAAGCGCCCGACCTCGATGCGGTCAAGCGCGAGGGGACGCGACGCCTGCTGGCGTTCCAGGACGCCTTCTTCGCGCCGCTGGTGGCGGCCCCACTGCCCACCACGCGGATCGGCTCCGCCTCCCTGCCCGCAGGCCCGGATGCCGCGTTCGACTGCTCGGCGGAGCCACACGATCTCGAGGACGAGCCCTATGAGATGATCGAGTACGTCTGCTTCACCCAGGACGACATGCTCCTGGGTCCCGGCGGCGGGTACGATCTGATCTACATGGAGCACATGTACCTCGCGTCGGAGACCCTGAATCCCGTGGCCTTCAACGCGCTCGTGTCCGAGTGGCACAGCGCGGTCCTGGAGTGGGAGGTGCCGGTCAACGACGACGCCACGCGCTACCGCTGCGAGCGCCGCACGCTCGACGAGGGTCTGGCCGCCCAGATGGTCGTCATCTTCTGCGCGCGGGCCCACCTCTCCCATCCGGGCCTGCTGGACCTGTTCGTCCGCTCGACCCTGCGGGGTGGGAACGGGGAGGCGGTCGTGTCCACGCTGCGCAGCGCCGCCATCTCCTGGGACAACGCGAGAGGACTCACCCGCCGCTGGCTGGAGGGCCTCCAGTGGATGCCCTGACGATCGTAGAGGTACGCGACGGGAAGGGCGTGCTCACGGCCCGCGTCCGGGTAGGCGCTCAGACGGTCCGCGTCGGGCGCGCGCCGGACAACGACGTGGTGGTGGAGGACGAGTTCGTCGATGCCCACCACCTGGAGGCGAGGCTCGTCCAGGACGGCGTGTGGATCCGCGACCTCGGGTCGAGGAACGGCACCCGCGTGGGAGGGGAGGACGCGGGAGGCGTGGAGGTCCACGCTCCCTTCGGCGCAGCCGTGGAGCTGGGCCAGACCCGTCTCCTCTTCCGGGCTCCCCACGCGGACGTGCCCGAGACCCGGGCGCTCCCGGTCGAGGAGCCGCGGCTCTTCCCCTATGAACGGTGGCCCGCATGGCCGCTGTGGACGGGCGCCACCCTCCTGATCACCGCAGGCGCGTGGATCGCCGGCTACGACCGCTTCGGGCCGGCCATCGCCGTGGGCGTCCTGCTGGCCGTCGGTGTGTTGATCCTGCTCTGGGTGGGCCTGTGGGCCGCGGGCACCCGCCTCCTCACCGGGCGCTCGCGCTTTCGCGAGCACCTGGCGTTCTCGTCCGTGTTCACGCTCGTCTTCCTCATCCTCGACACGCCACTCGGCTGGCTGCGCTTCGCGGTGGGAAGCCCCCTGCTGGACGCGGGGGTCGGGCTGGGCATCAACAGCTTCCTGCTCTGGTCGGTGGGCATCTTCGGTCACGTGGACATCGCGTCGCGGCGGAGCCGCGCCTTCAAGGTCGGTGTGGCCACCACGGCCGGGGTCCTGGCCGTCCTGATGTCCCTCGCGTTCCAGCGCGCGGATCTGGGTCCTTCCTTCGATGTGCAGCGCGGGCTGTCCACCCTGGCCCCCGTCCCCCCTTCCCTCACCCGGACCACCTCCGTGGAGGCCTTCTTCGCCGACCTGGAGGACCTGCAGGCCGGGGTGGAGGAAGAGGCGGAGGAGGCTCGGCGTGAGCGGGAGGACGACGCCTCCGAGGACGCGGGAGCCGAGGGCGCGGCCGGCACCCGTGCGTCTGGACCCGCGGGGCCGTAGACTGGGGGAAACACCGCTCCGGCGACCCTCGTCACCCCCCGAAGCGCGGGAGAAGCCGAATGAAATCCCCCCTCGTCGAGGCCGGGGAACCGGGCTCGCACGCCATGTCGCGCGCCGATCCATGCGGCGAACCCCGCCCATTGCGCCGCGCCCGGCTGCTGGACCGCCTGCTCGCGATCCTCGTTCCCCTGGGTCTCGCCTGCGCTGCCGTGCAGTGGTGGTCGCGCCCCGCGGCCCGCGTGCACTTCCTGGTGGTGCTGGCCGCCGCCGCGGTCGCGGGGGTTTCCTGGATCCTCAACCGGATGAACTGCTACCGGGAAGCGGGGGTGCTCGCGTCGCTGGTCCCCACCCTCGCTGTGCTGCTGTCGCTGGTGATCACGCCGTCGGAGTTCATCGCGTTCGCATATCCGACCGTGGGCGTGCTGCTGGCCGCGCTGCTCCTGTCGGTCCGCGCAGCGGTGACGCTTACCGCCGTCAACGCGGGCATGCTTCTGCTGGTCCCGCTGATCCAACCCGCGATCAGCTATCCCAACATCGCCGCGGCGCTCGGCTTCAACGTGTTCGTGGCCGTCCTGGTGGTCGCGGGGATGCGCAACCTCGAGCAGGAGGAGGAGGACCGACGGTCGGCGCTCAGGGCGAGCGAAGAGCGCTGGCGCTCCCTGATCACGGGGCACCCGAATCCGACCATCATCACCGAATCGGGTCGGTGTGTGTTCGCGAATGCCGCCTTCCTGGAGTTGCTCGGCGCTGCGTCGTTCCAGCTGCTGGAGGGGCGCGACCTCGGCGAGTTCGCGCATCCGGACGCCGCGACCGCGCTGGCGCAGCACCTGGGCGACGCGCATCGGGGCGCGAAAGGGGTACCGCTGGCGTTCCGCCTTCTGCGCGGCGACGGCACCCAGCGGCGCGTGGAGGCGTCGTCCATGTCCATCGCCCACGGTGGGACGCCGGCGGTGCTCACCGTCCTGCACGACGTCACCGACCGCTGGTTGGACCGCCAGCGTCTCGAGGAGTCCGAAGCCCGCTATCGGTCCCTCGTGGAGCACGCTCCGGAGGCCATCGCGGTGCTGGACGGCGTCGACGGCCGCTGGTTGGACTGGAACCGGAATGCGGAGCGCCTCTTCGGTCGTCCGCCGGAGTCGCTGCGCGCCACCACCGCCGCCGCCCTCAGCCTCCCCGTCCAACCCTCGGGGGCCGAGGCCGCCACGCAGTGGGCCGCCTGTGTGCGTCAAACCCTGGACCAGGAGGCGTGCGACCTGGAGTGGTGGTTCCAGGGCCCCGATGGCGCCATCCCCTGCGAGGTGCGACTGGTGCGGATCCCGGGCAGCGATCCACCGTCGCTCCGGGCCAGCATCACCGACATCACCGAGCGCAAGCGCCTCGAGGCGGAGCGGCGGCAGGCAGAGACCAAGCTGCGCACACTGATCGAGCAATCGACGGACCTCATCAGCGTGCTGGACGCCGATCGACGCATCGTCTTCGAGAGCCCTTCGATCGCCAGGATCCTCGGGTATTCCGTGGACGAGCTGCTGGGGCGGGACGTGCTGGACGTCATCCATCCGGACGACGCCGAGCTGGTGCTGCGCTCCATCGCCGTCGGAGCCTACAACCCGGGCGTGCCGCGCTCCGTCGAGATCCGGCTCCGACACAAGGACGGATCCTGGCGCACCGTCGAAGCCGTGGGGCAGGTGCTCGCCGAGAACGTGGACGGGTGGCACCTCGTGGTCCACTCCCGGGACATCACGGATCGGCAGCGGCTGGAGGCGGAGCTGCTGCGCATCAGCAACCGGGAGCAGCGGCGCCTGGGTCGTGATCTCCACGACGGTATGGGCCAGGTGCTGGTGGGGGCGCGCCTCTACGCAGCGGGCGTGGAGCGCAGCCTTCGCCGGAAGGGGGCGGAGGAGGCGGACGGAGTGCACGAGATCGGTCGCATGCTCGACGAGGCCCACGAGCTGGCGCGGGCGCTGGCCCGGGGCCTCAACCCGGTGAGCCTGGAAGGAGGCGGCCTGATCTCCGCACTGGAGGACCTCACCAAGGGCGTCACCCGGCTGCACGGGATCGAATGCCCGTTCCGGGTGGAGGATGCGCTCTCGATCGGGGACCTCGACGGTGCCGCCCATCTCTACCGGATCGCCCAGGAGGCGCTCACGAACGCCACGCTACACGCACAAGCTACGCGAATTACGGTCTCGCTCCGGCGCAACGGGGAGGACACCCTCGTCCTGACCGTCCGCGACAACGGCACGGGCATCGTATCCAACGGCGCGCGCGCGCACGGGATGGGCGTTCCGATCATGCGCAAGCGGGCCAGCATGCTGGGCGGGACGCTGGAGATCCGCTCGGATCGGAGCGGCACCGAGGTCTGCTGCTCCTTCCCTGCCGGACCCTTCCGCGCACCGCTCGCAGCCCACGCGGGAGGCCTGCCGTCATGAGCGCCGACTCCGTGCGCGTGGTCCTGGTGGACGATCATGTGCTGGTACGATCCGGGCTACGCGTGCTGTTGAACCAGATGGCCGGCATCGCGGTGGTGGGTGAGGCCAGCGATGGACGCGAGGCCGTGGAGCGCGTCCAGGAGCTGAAGCCCGACCTCGTGATCCTCGACATCCAGATGCCGGAGCTCAACGGCCTGGATGCGCTCGAGCAGCTCCGCCGGGCCCATCCCGACGTCCGGCTGGTCGTCCTATCCATGTACTCCAATCCGGAGACCGTGCAGGCCGCACTGTCGCGCGGCGCCGATGGCTATGTGGTCAAGGCGGCGGCGCAGGAGGAGCTGGAGTTCGCGGTGCGCGCGGCGCTGCGCGGCGACATCTACCTGAGTCCGGCCGTCACCCGCAGCGCCCTGGAGACGGAGCGCACCAGCGTCGGCGGCACCGAGCAGCTCACCATGCGCCAGCGCGAGATCCTGCAACTGGTGGTGGAGGGGAACTCCACGAAGGGGATCGCGCGCAAGCTGGGGTTGAGCATCAAGACGGTGGAAGCGCATCGTAGCCAGTTGATGTCCCGGCTCGGCATCAAGAACGTCCCGGGGCTGGTACGGTACGCGATGCGCGCGGGGATCATCCCGGGCGAGGAGTAGGCCCGGCGCCGGATCACCTTCCCCGGCGCCGGAGCACCTCCTCCGCAGCCGGAGCACCTTCCCCGGCGCCGTTGGGCAAGGGGTTTCCCGCAGCCACTCTGGGGGTTTCCCTGCTGCAGCGACCGCACGCCGCTCGCTACTGTTCGGGGACACGGTACGTACCCCCCGACCGTGAGTGACCTGCGATGTTGAGCGACCCTACCCTGCAGCACGCAACGGAGTCTCCGCCCCTGCCGGACGCTCGCGACCCCCGGCCCGCGACCTCGCCCCCCCGTGACGCACCCATCGGCCCGACCACGGAGCTCGAACGGAGCCTGCTCGCCCTGCTCGCGCGGGTCGCCGAGTTCCGGATCGACCCGGGCGGAACGCATGCGGTCCGGGTCGGGCATCTGGCCGCCGACCTGGCGCTCGCGCTGGAGATGGATGAGGCCTTCTGCGAGATGATCCGGTGGGCGGCTCCTCTGCACGACCTGGGCACGGTGGGTGTGCCCGACCACGTGCTCACCCACGCCCCCCCGCTCTCCGGCCCCGACGCGAACGTGATGAAGCTGCACACGTCCGTGATCGAAGTGCTGCTCGGTCGGGAGGAGGGACCCGCGCTCGTGGAGATGATCCGACGCGTCGCCGTGGGCCATCATGAGCGGTGGGATGGACGCGGCTACCCGGAGGGCCTGCGGGGCGCGTCCATCCCCATCGAGGCACGCATCGTGGCGGTGGCCGACACCTATCAGTCGCTCACGCACCGGATGCCGCGCGCCGATGCCATGAAGGAGATCATGGCGGAAGCCGGCGCCGCCTTCGACCCACAGGTCGTGGGCGCGCTGGTGCGGGTGGCGGCCCGCGCCGCGGCCTGATCACGGCGGCGCGAAACGCGCCGCCCGTCCTCCCCGTAGGGACGCGTGAGGTTCACCCGTGTCCCCCCTGGGAGGCTTCATGCTTCGCCCGCTGTTCATCGCCGTCTGCACCGCCGCGCTCCTCGTGCCACCGGCTCCACAGGTTCCGCCGCAGCCGCAGATCCTGATCCTGGGCACGTTCCACATGGCCAACCCCGGCCGGGACGTGCACAACATGGAGGCGGACGACGTCCTGTCGCAGAAGCGGCAGGCCGAGATGGCGGAGCTCCTCGACGTGCTGGAGCGCTTCGGCCCCACCAAGGTGGCGGTGGAGTCCGCCGTGGGCAGTCGCACGGTGGGCGAGCGCTACCGCGCCTACCGGGCGGGCGACTACACCCTCACGCGCAACGAGACCGACCAGATCGGTCTGCGCCTGGCCGCCGCGCTGGACCTCGACACGGTCTATCCGGTGGACGTGGACGGGGAATTCCCGTTCTATCGCGTGCAGAACTGGGCCGTCGCCAACGAGCGGCAGGAGGCGTTCGACTCGCTGCAGGCCGAGACGGGCGCGGCGGTGGCCCGGCAAGGGGAGTACCTGCGGACGCATACGCTGCTGGAGACGCTCGCCCGGATGAACTCGGATTCGGCAGCCGCGGCGGGCGTCGCCAGCTACTACGGGTTCGTACCGTTCGGTCAGCCCTACGAGTACGCGGGACCGGACCTGCTCGCACGCTGGTTCGAGCGCAACGTCCGGATCTACCACAACATCCGCGCGCTCGTGGACTCCCCGGACGACCGCATCCTGGTGCTCTACGGCGCGGGCCACCTGGGCTGGTTGCGCCAGAATGTGCGGGACGATCCCGCCGTGGATCTGCGAACGCTGGGAGACCTGATGGGGGTGTAGTCGCCGCCCTGGCGCCCGCTCGGGCGCGGCCCGCGCCTCACACGCCGAACTGATCCAGGTGGTAGTCGAGGTGCTTGATGAAGACGCGGTTCCACTCCGCCGCGGTCAGGCGGCCGAACGTCGGGTTGTGCTTCCCCTCGAAATGGCTCGGTCCGAGCTCGTGCACCCGGGCGATGTTGCCGAGGAGCCGGTCCTTCTCCTTCTCGAAGTCGCGGGGGTCCGCGACCACCCAGGCCGGCACCGTGCGGGAGTTCTTGATGTAGGGCCGATCGCCGATCACGGCGCCGCGGATCAACCGGCTCACCACCCAACGCAGCACCGGGTTCATGGTCGGGTAGGTGTCGTTCAGCGCGCCTTCGAAGATCAGCGAGTTGTGCGCCAGCATCTGGCCCGCGTTCATCTTGCCCCAGCGCGGGCGCGTCTCCGCCTGCAGCGTGTCGATCCGGGCGATGAGCGCATCGCGCTCCTCGGCGTCGAAGACGTTGTGGACGGGCATCGTCGGGGCTCCGCGGGTCCGGGGGACGTAGGCGCTACGCTGAGCCTGGCGAAGGGCGGCAGCGGCGGCAACCCCGCGCACGGAGCCGCCAGGCCCGCCCCGGGGTGGGGCGGGCGGCGCGACCGACGCTAGGCCCCGAACTCCTCCCCGTCGAGGGGCCGGATC
Coding sequences within it:
- a CDS encoding HD domain-containing protein encodes the protein MLSDPTLQHATESPPLPDARDPRPATSPPRDAPIGPTTELERSLLALLARVAEFRIDPGGTHAVRVGHLAADLALALEMDEAFCEMIRWAAPLHDLGTVGVPDHVLTHAPPLSGPDANVMKLHTSVIEVLLGREEGPALVEMIRRVAVGHHERWDGRGYPEGLRGASIPIEARIVAVADTYQSLTHRMPRADAMKEIMAEAGAAFDPQVVGALVRVAARAAA
- a CDS encoding DUF5694 domain-containing protein, with translation MLRPLFIAVCTAALLVPPAPQVPPQPQILILGTFHMANPGRDVHNMEADDVLSQKRQAEMAELLDVLERFGPTKVAVESAVGSRTVGERYRAYRAGDYTLTRNETDQIGLRLAAALDLDTVYPVDVDGEFPFYRVQNWAVANERQEAFDSLQAETGAAVARQGEYLRTHTLLETLARMNSDSAAAAGVASYYGFVPFGQPYEYAGPDLLARWFERNVRIYHNIRALVDSPDDRILVLYGAGHLGWLRQNVRDDPAVDLRTLGDLMGV
- a CDS encoding DUF1569 domain-containing protein — translated: MPVHNVFDAEERDALIARIDTLQAETRPRWGKMNAGQMLAHNSLIFEGALNDTYPTMNPVLRWVVSRLIRGAVIGDRPYIKNSRTVPAWVVADPRDFEKEKDRLLGNIARVHELGPSHFEGKHNPTFGRLTAAEWNRVFIKHLDYHLDQFGV